GAACTCGTTGAATCCTAGCACAGGCAAAATTTACAGTCTGTCTCAGAGATGAACCATACGGATAAAATTAGAGCAAGCAAAGAGAACTACTCACAAGCAAGAAACAGCAAGAAGAACTGTAAGTTGGCATGCCTCCTCAGTCCGACGGCCGTCAGTAGCAGGCTCGCGTGGAATGCCATCAAGCCCATCAGCCATGGTTCCTGAAGACGCAAATCACGCAGAATCTTTAGTTCTAAATAGAGAACAGGGGGGAAGGGGGACATCGGCGGCGGTGCTCTCTAGTTGGGGATCGGGGGTTACCGTCCAGTCGACGGCGCGGACAAAGCTGCGCAGGCTGTCGGCGGCGGGGCCGATCCCGCTGCGGAGCTCGGACGAGAGCGCTTGGACAAGGCCCGACACCTGGTCCAGGTGCGCCGTCACGGCGGCCTGCACCTCCTCCATTGGatcgcgcgcggcggcggcggcggagagcgAGCTGAGATATTCAGGTGGGCGGCGAGATGTGTTTTCTTCTATCGTTTCCCTGACGCGTGTATCCTACTCACTCAAAACGGAGGACCAGCTACAGCCCTTTATTTTTTATAAGCATTTGAAATTCGCAATTTGAAATTCTAAAAAGT
This Lolium perenne isolate Kyuss_39 chromosome 1, Kyuss_2.0, whole genome shotgun sequence DNA region includes the following protein-coding sequences:
- the LOC127323865 gene encoding uncharacterized protein, with the protein product MEEVQAAVTAHLDQVSGLVQALSSELRSGIGPAADSLRSFVRAVDWTEPWLMGLMAFHASLLLTAVGLRRHANLQFFLLFLAYSGVYLAQKLNIYLAEHWKSFASRNYFDRAGVFISVVWSGPLIFISIVSVVSSLITLCQLMIKWKRAELRHRVRLARDKQE